aaatcatcatgtgattttgagctaaaaatgacatataaaatcctaataaagtccaacatataaagttacacatgcatctacatcgcaacatgagataagctactgataaaacataagagaattaagtttgttacctctaaaatcgaagagcaacaccaatggagggggagagagcaagaacaacagtaagctgaagaacagaggcagtgagtttgaatggaatggctagggctcggggaggaagaaatgagctggattataggccgggataattagtcccggttaggaggCCAAACCGGGattaaaagctttagtcccggctggtaataccagccgggactaaagatctctgccccgcggacgaccgttgggcagggacctttagtcccgggggaaaaaatgccgaggctaatatcaaattgggacatcgttctaaagtctgttctctagcagTGTCCCCCAGCTCTGGATGATGGTCTCGTAGTTGAGGGTGAGCGAGAGCCTCGTCTGCAAGAACTGAGCGTCGGCGGCCCCCGTGTCGCTGCTCGCGGCCTTCTCGTCCGTCGTCGTCGTGTCCAGAGGCGAGCCGTAGTTGAAGTCGATGTCGAGCATCATCTCGTCAGATGCCTCTGGGTCCAGCAGCTCGAGGGCGCAGGCCAGCGTGCCACTGGCTTCGCAGGCACTACTGCCGCCGTTGGTCTCCACCTTGACTCGCGTGGCGTCGTCACCCACTTCCACTGGGTCCAGGAGGCCCAGCGTCTCCATATAGAACGACGAGCCCTCCTTGTTGCCGTCGTCCAGGCCGTGCCCGAGGAGGGCTTCCATGTCCGCGTCGGTGGGCTCGAAGTTGGCATGGCCGCCGTTGGGGAAGAACTGGACCACTGGTGCCGCTGTAGGTGTCACTGGATCCGGCTTCGCGGGGTCCTCGACGGCGCCGTCTTCGTTGCAGGACGACGCGAGAGCAGCCGCGTCCTCAAGAGGCGGGGGCGAGCAGAACTCGGCTAGGGCTAGGTCGAATATGGGCACGCGGTACAGAAgctgctcctcctcggcctcaaaCTCCCCCTCGCCGTTCCGACCATCGTCGGGCGGCGAGTCCCCGCCTGCCGCCGCATGCGGCACCACGAGGCGCCGCGACAACGCCTGCCCGCCGACGCTCTTGGCGTGCCCGTCGCGCGGGGTGCGCGCCTTGCGCCTGAACCACGCGGGCACCACCTCGTCGTGACGCTCGCGCTTATTATTCGCCGCCGCCCCCGTGCGAGGAGGCGTCCGCAGCGGAGACGCCGGCTGCAGGCGCAGCCGCTCGTGCCGCCGCGCGAGCGGGTTCGCGGAATGCACCGACGTGTCGCAGCCTTGGCACAGGAACGCGTCGTCCGTCAAGTTTAGCTACGCAACGCCTAGAGCCCCCTTTCCCCCCAATCGTTCTCACATTTGCTGTGGGTTCCTGCTGGCAGTGGGACCGCGCAGGCAAGGGGAGAAAAGTCTTTCTTGGACTCATTTTCCCTGTTAGTTGAACTAAAAATTAGTTGTGGTTGTCTAGTTAGCTAACAAATAAACTTTGCTAAAAAATTAGCCACTGATTAGCCTTTTCGGATGCACTAGAGTTAGTTTTAATTAATTTTAACTAGTCAACGATTAACtctttgtttacaccaaaatttgagaagaataacgcgggaactcgaagttttcaggattgtgtcatcaaagaATCGATTGGATGAGAATCAGTATCAGCTAATTTAGATATAATATCAGAATTgactattttatggatgacgtcagcagacggcatcaatgggctatacttgagtggcgccAAGGAGACGTGTCAGACCCTATGAATAAGAAaaattagggtctaagttattattaagttagaaaTTTTTCTTTTATTCCGAGAATTGTAacgagtcgtatttgagtaggattcatgtttagattctgggtataaatattagatcttggttattgtaaaaagagacgaacattcaatcaatacaatctttccggCTTTcgtcatcgcattaggagtaggagtcctatagatctcggcgagtttttcagcaaatagggctgcatcgactgatcgacctctagcttgcttgtgagtaccgtcacgacttgtattgtgcttgtaaagctacatcagctTATTGATCTTTTATGGGCcgtaatataagttagttatcgatttgtatcgtagtttgtaaaaCTGTATCAGCTGATTGATCCCTTACGAATCATAAGATAGATCAAagctatcgatcttgtgttaaataacttgttgtttaatacaatatcaccggttatcgaatctgctaagattagaaggattttcttgctgttttttggttgattcacctgactgaaatagagatagatcggcatcatatcatcttaattgatcATCTTCTAGTctagtcacgctttaaatcttatgattgatggcttaattccgctagatcggttgttctatttctattccaatcaaacatagtatgcattcaaaggcatgtttcaatcttgacTAAACTTATtagcagtgttcgcctaaacggactAAACGACCGATTAAACGGccactaaacggtaaacggtggtaaactattttatttagggggtaaacagaaattaaacggttgaccgtttaaacggtaaaaaaacggaaaaaacggtctaaacggcctaaacaGAACGGAGATAAACGGTATTAACGGGCTAAACAACTGTTTAAACggttgtttaggcgaacacgaggtaaatttagttcaattttgtatggataaatttgtatacttaaatttattatatttataaatatgtacacttgatatgttacatgcataaatatctatattgggttcttttcacatgtataaatatatatacataccaaaataattgatttttactcggataaatatgtataaatgctagaatacttgattttttacatgcacatatatgattatatgtattttttttaaaaagtacaaaaccgtttaactttgtttaaacaccatgtaaacagcataaacgctaaacgaagggcgaccgtgtaaagaccgtttactgtTTAGAAAAACATTGCTcattagttaatgagatctaatctaatgacattaCCATAGTTGCATtgatccggttgaacctcactggtaagactttatatTAGAAATTATCAATtattggtcttgttcatgatcaagatatgtactctgtttatttgctatgactgcatcggctattttagccgatttaccTATACATATATAGCATGttttccatattcatttgatcgATCGCATATCGGTTCTTAGAACACTTAAAGtttccaaatctattacccttgactacaggagcaggcgtaggtttactcgcatgcatactttatttctttagaatcttttctaagtatgcctttgcgatagttctaataccccactttcttctatctcggtgaatttcgattcctagaaccaatgacgcttcaccaagatcattcacgttgaaacttgaggacaaaacttcttctctaatgatagattaacatcactactaatgagtagaatgtcatctattcacaggatgtggaaagtGAATTTTcctttcttgagctttgcataaacactattgtccttctcattttctttaaaacctaaactttcttaacgtttcatcaacttcaaatactactatctagagacttacttttaacccataaatggatttctacaggtgGCATCCcttatgttcttttcttccacgacaaaaccttttgggttatgccatgtaaacgttttcatataaatccccgatgaggaatgccgtctttacatccatctgatgtatttCTAAATCATAATAAGCCATgaataccattatgattctaaagaatccttgcatgagactggagagaaaactctcatcgtaatcttttcattctctttgcataaagcatattgctacaagtcgtgctttatatctttctacattccctttggagtcatattttatCTGGTAAACCCAttaacagcctactattttggctccattaggaattacttctaagtcccaaacatcattggtattcatcaaattcatttcaactttatatctttctacattctctttggagtcatattttgtcttgtagacccataaacagcctactgttttggctccattaggaattacttaTAAGTCCCAAAAAAATCGTTGGTATTCATctaattcatttcaacttccatagcttcttgccatttaaacgagtaaacgcttctcatggcttctttaaatAAGGTGAAATCACcctacatttgaatttctttactaacatagacttcatagtcattagaaaaattggtttactaattctttgagaccttctgggcctcatctactggcactttcatatggggctgttgttgctcttcattgtcaAGAggtaattgattctacaggctcctatattacaagatccttgtttaatttattcatcttcttcgaatagctaacaacaggtgttgtattggtcatacaacatcaacaggtattgcgaaacttgttgctcctgagtcactggagtgggcacacagtccctcttctcttcaagtcttaggtctctacatatctctacataccatgcttccCCAGATCTTCTCGTCTTTTCTAAAaaatggtgtatcttcaaatatcttattttgggtttaatctgttgaAACaacatatggcgctttaagcaccaccttaacatcttttaggctgactacgctatcttcctgttAAAACTTTAAAAGGCCTAGGAATTTagttatttctctgcttaggggtatcattgttgtgatcgttgtactcctccaatggtcgcattcatcttaattaatctttatctcactcttaatgaagagtatctttcttaattaatctttatctcactcttaatgaagagtatttttcttaattaatcttaatattctccccccttgaaatatggcatgaactttactgccataatttcaagAACCATTAAGAAAACCTGTGAACGAGGAGACatatataacttacttcattcacatgattatgtaaTGCGAACCTAGTTGTTTCTTGATTTGTATAGGAGTACTTTCTTCATTCCACTTTAAGAATTCATCGAGGTCTTTTATTAactgtacttttgcaagtcacgcttgcatctttttcttatTGTTGAAACTAGCGGTTTCGGACAGAGTGAGGGAGAcagaggcctccgcccgccaggcgttgccctcgggcggaggctcgggataggcACGACAGGTGAGCTTGTGGGAAGATGGCACgaaaagctagggtttcattaattcattcaccaTCCATCCgcacggttacaagtgttccctatttatagggctcaactacttcctgacggaatttattacaatgcccctcaactgctacggtacattcctggaatattccgccactggtctcttgtttgcggggcaatcctgccacaccGTTTCCAGGTGACGGGCCTTCATAGGTggccggcccaccgtgcctcaatcttcggcccaaaggcctaggTTCCCGATGCTGGCATCCGTCTTTGGGGGCACGCCGTagccttggcgggtctccgccggtccggtcggagacatcatccgtatgTCTCCGCCCGGCCGTGCGGGGGCCATGGTTCCTAACGCTGGCCTACGTCTTCGGGGGCACGCCGTCACCTTGgtgggtctccgccggtccggtcggagacgtCTACCGTGGGTCTCCGctcggccgcgcgggggccatgctggcgtgCTCGCACAGACCACGGGCGCCTacgcttgagtacctgcacacacttaggcaagattgtttgtttaaTTAGTTCAGAGGTAAGGCGGCCTCTGTCCTCATCGCCGGAGACACCCGTGAGctgaagcggggcggcgtccgcctgagcATAGGTCGGAGATGTCTGTGCCTGGCCTGGGCGAAATTCATGACAAGCTCGCTGAGCCTCCTGCAGTGCCCtacgagcatagccaggaaagttcctttagtcagcgccaggTCTCCGCCCCAAGACGATCAAAGACGTCATCCGTGAATGTTGTCCAGCCTTGgatggttggttgtaccttggtgacacctcgctgtcggaggccttcgccacccgccgaaGCCGTGCTACaatagttccccccttttgagaccatggttcaCCGGAGCGTGCcatgagctcaaaacgccttgacCAAAGGCATCCGTGGGGGCGGAGGCCATATTGACCAAAGGCATCTGTGGGGGCGGAGGCCACATTCATTGGCGTCTTCgagcgaggccccgctacttcccccctaGCCCTCTCTAGCGTGGCCGCTGGTCTCGTtgagagtagccgttgggcagcaaATCTAGTCGTTGTCCTACAGTGTGGCCGTTTATGCCGTGTCAGTTTCCGTTGCATACCTTGTGACTTtttcggagatgaccgttgtgaGGCAGGCAAATTTTCCGGAGGTGACCATTGTATGGCGGGAGCCGGACCACCtgcccgctgcctatataagggtgctgTTGGTGGCGGCCCCCCCCCGCGCATTGCTCATTCGCTTTCGTTGCATTTGAGAAATCGCTCTCTactctcttcgctttcgcctttTGCTGCCCTCGCGCGTTCCGTCTTTCTGCCTGCGTCTCGCGCTTAGGCTGCTGTCGCGGTGGCATTCCTTTCCGCCTCCGCCCAAACTCGCTGGCCCGCCTTTTTCGGACCCTACTGCCACCTTCTTGGTGTTAGGGCCGTCAGCTGGGGtgcgcgctttgaggagtgcatgcttgcctctacCTCCGTGTTGGAgtttgaaaagctagtggaggaggatttggggagtgtctctacGTCTGTCGAAGACCTGATCGCTGCGGATTCTAGAGATatggcgataaagtcttgggaTTTTGGCCCCTCCTCTATTACTGAAGAGGCTATcgtggagatgttgaaggaatcatgttttccttcttctagggtaaaaatccctccgcctagccagactgttccggaaccagaggagggatatgcggtggtcttttgggacttcttcacctgcggcctccgccttccttacatccccttccttcgctgggtgttggagaccttcaatgtccagctccatcatctgactcctactgccttcctcacgCTTAGCAAATTTTGTTGGGCGTGCGTTTCTTAtggtgccgagccggatgtggacaccttctgtgTGTACTACGAGCTgtagaagcagccgaagaagaagaaggaggtgctagagggcaaggaggtggaggtgacctaccagtacggtagttgcacttttatgtctaagaggaaccaaggcgcgGACCACCTGGAGATCTCTTTTTGCTAGAAGGGCAAGTAGGACCATGGTTGGCTTGAgtaatggttctacgtgaagacctacggggttCGTAGCACTACCGAGGATGGTGTGGATGTCTcagagtatccattgacttcaaggatggaggagatggcgccgctcacgcgcgtggatccaccggaggaggtgtctccgacgagggaggcttgtgatCAGGCTTTTGCGGCAGCATGCCGCTACTCCGGTGGCCGtgacctggtggaggagattatggcctccaactactagcccctgggcaaaaacaacccagccTTTTGGCTGGAACAGGTGAAGGTTCCTgtttttgggccggaggccgggattccgttCCCACGCTTCGgtcagtctttgggggagggggtgacagAGGATAGTTTCATCTCCGAGGTTGAGGAAGCTGCCGTggggttggttggcaagatttccgagCATGAGTACACATCTCGGATGGCCGTGGCGGGCACCATGCcatggctcaatcgagtttttgaggaggtcgggatcgtctaccgggagcgcgaggttcccgccgaggtcctggcttcgattgagaagaagaagaagagggccttcgcgaagaatgttacggcagaggccgagtctaagaagaggaagggcgccgttGTTGCTTGGGCGCCCGCGAAAAAGAATAAGAAGAGCGGTGCTCCATTGATCGCGCCGGCCATGTCTTCTGCCAGTAGTGCGGGCGTTGCCTCCGCCGGCAGCGAAGACATTGAGAGCTCTTCCGTCCCGTCAACGGACACGCGGGTTGCGAGCGGAGGGGATCGTGGCTCTTTTGTAGCTCTGGTGTGCCCTATGAGCGGAGCTGTGAGCGGTGCTGGGCGTCCGGAAGCCAGCGCTGCCCCGGCGTGCTCCTCGCATGGTGCAATGAGTGTCGGCGAACAGCCGGAAGGTAGCGCCGTCGAGCCTATGCCCGACGTTCTTGGCGGGCTGTGCtcaagctctgaagaggacaCGGAGGCCGTCTTGTGGCACGCTCCTTCGTCTCCAGCCGTTGCCGCGCCTTCGCCCGTGCCGGCAGCCAACGTCGGGCAGCTGGAGGCcgtgcttgctgagcaggccccgGTGGCTTGGCCTTCTTCGAGTCCTCTGCCTGTCAGGCCGCTGGCTGAGGAGGtccggccctttgggccttcgccgcaTGATATGGCGGAGACTTCTGCCCAAGGGGCGCAGCAAGCTACccagcctgggctttttatgagtaagtctgTTCGGCGcgcatttttgtgttttactgTCTTCGCCCGGTTCATTTGTTTTCGTATTGTACCAAGTTCTAATACTGTGTATCTGTTGCTTTGCAGGTGACGTCATGGCTAgactcctcaccccggaggagcgagcAGCCGCTGCCGGCACTAGGTTTGGTCCGAGGCAGCCAAGGCTGGtggcgccgggtccgagtgagtatagaatgtttttattttgatcatcattTGGTCTGTTTTTATTGTCTGTTTCTGATCTGCCCTCTGACctgagctgttgttgttgtttttttttcgtaggctcctccgacacctctatctcaggttgggaggagtgttatcttgctgttcttggagacgtcggaggtggtctttggTTGTTGGTGTGTTtaacgtgagatttgcttttctcaccttattgttttgtgtttgtttgttcttctttgaacagatcgcttcaaacaacatctgagggacatggatttcttccaacttctccgtgttcatctagaacaccagagcctggtgcgtcttcggtggtttgccccttttcttttttttgtgtaTGTTCGCTTCTAGACTTGTTTTTGATTCCGTTGCTGATCGCTTTGGTTTTTCTCTCTCTGgtcgcaggggtatcacacgggcgttgttatggaagagcgttGTACTCGTGAGGTCTCCGACCGAGATGCTgcgattgaagcgctcaaggtggaaatcgagcgcctggaaggtgaaaaagggcgtctgtccaactcccttgtagctctccgcctgtctctggcggagaaggagcgagaaaaggatggtttgagggccgatctcgccaaggcccgggATGCAGAGGTTTCGTCCGTCGAGCAGGCCCATAGGGCGAACGAGCTGGCTGAGGGTCTCTAGtgagagcttgcctctgagaaggaatctgcagcagcggtgagggagcagctgtctttgacgacgaggcgtttggactcggtcaagggagtccttgctgcaaccgttgGCCACTACCGGGCCACCGTCACCGAGCTCAGAGGtgaaacctccgctcctccggaggaagacagcgtgtacgccctcgcctcctggctaaagcgtcaccttgcgaagctccccggtctgatcaatggctgcacgGACTAAGGGGCGCTAGCGGGAGTAGCGAATTATGGCAAGCTTTTGGCacgcggcgggtgtacgcataccgaaagtattctAGAAGGAGCGCTGCCTGGTCCGAAGGAGCtcggtgagacttctcttggtttgcgaaaaaaccttgagaaatttcattgggcacttttgggctccatttgggagatctgcCGCCCGAAAACTGGCAGAGGACAAGAGGGTGAAGGTATTTATAGTCTTTGTAGCCGCCCCTTTTCTTTTTGTTCTTTGCGAGGCTGCGAAGGCTTTCATTGCTTGTGCCCCTGATACTCTAGCCTATGCTGCAGGATGCGCAGAAGAGACTTGCAGGCAGGCCTTCGTTAGTTCCACGCTCGGCGACTGCAGTCGGTGCCTTCGCCGCTGGTGGTGCTCCGGTGGGATCTATGATCAGCGGTGGTggtggtcggaggccgcaggcgccgtgcccgcccacagttgatgcgggctccgtTTCAGGGACTTCCACTGCGGCCGATGCACCaaaggtctaggctctttgtagcacttaGTTGTTTTGGCGTGTATATTGTAGTCGAGTtggacttttgtgaataaagtttattttgttctgaatggttttgtaagaaattttaaccttgcgcaggttccgaatcgggagcctgcgcaagatgtcgcgcctttgactctctacaacgacggtatttacgtgagcggagagctttgggagtattggcattcggcctttccccgcagcgttgcgcGTGATGTGTTcgagtcagttaagtttgacatagacgatgaGCGCactgggtttactcgcgcgctcgcttggcgcggacctccgccacaatagttaggattttattgcaagttggtgtcctgtaagaatgcttcttgacgttttatggaatacaagacaggttcactttcttgattattTGTGCGGTGGCTTAAGCctgttgtgctagtttacatatctcgtctagtcccgagcttgcacagcattgtcctttgcttgggcgaacgtgcgcgatacagaggtggtggccaggaccttcgccccatgttttctccttctctgtgctcgcttgatggccggggtagaagtctcCGCAGTTTTTCGACCGgtggaggcgtacttgaagtccgcctggcgaggcttgccGAATCAGTGTTTGATCCGACTGGAGGTTTGGCGtagcttgtgcagacggcggagacttttgatatttctttagctgggtgttttagctgtctggaggtATGGGTCTCtgacgctgcacacccgtgggacatggttgatttttggagatggcaggttaggtcttcggcatcagggggatgttacgagatttcgtgcgatatcccccttcttccgtagGCCTTTGCTATTCATCACCGTGCCATAGgtcctatctcttttcccactgccTCCAACTGTCTACTGTTGCCTTTGATTTTATGAGTTTTCGTATAATATCTATGGCCGActtggatatctaaggagacccctgcctccatggttgTTGCTGTGGCTTTTGCCTGTgctatgccttgctccccccttgcgcccttgcgccctatgctgactgagtttttaagggcatggggggaatccgtttttatagtggggtggtggcttttgggtgttaacatttttgtacgttgttagttggaacgtatcttggctttaatagcctgtatcttgcttgaattatttgttccccttgagatcttttgaagtaaagaggcctggcgccgtagtggtggcagtgttttgtcaGGCACTTTCTGTTTTCCTGTTTTCGATGGCGGAGACCATCTTCCTGGTTCTAGCACCACAATTTTGTTGCTCCTGATGCTAGGGGTGttttttgttaaggtcggaggcctgttttgccgaggttgttttttccttggcgcctgaatttgttcaggtcttcttCGAGGGTCGGAGGTCTTTTTGGCCCCCTCTTTTTTTTGACCTTGCTGCCTAACTTTGTTCAGGTGTtcatcaagggtcggaggcctgtttggccaatttttttttttgaccttgccgcctgaatttgttcaggtcttcttCGAGGgttggaggcctgtttggccaattttttttgaccttgctgcctgactttgttcaggtcttcgtcatgggtcggaggcctatttggccaattttttttgaccttgctgcctgactttgttcaggtcttcgtcaagggttggaggcctgtttggccaattttttttttttttgacattgccgcctgaatttgttcaggtcttcttcgagggtcggaggcctgtttggccaattttttttttgaccatgctgcctgactttgttcaggtcttcatcaagggtcggaggcctgtttggccaattttttttttgaccttgccgcctgaatttgttcaggtcttcttcgagggtcggaggcctgtttggccaaaaaatttttgccttgatgcctgactttggacaggtctttgtcaaggtcgaaggcctgtttggccatagaggtcgtttcaaattgcccatgcctatggctggcgctttgaaaggacctatactttttgtttaccgaatattgcggcgccagagctggccgctttcggttttgggtttttggagcgttcttttggggaattacctctttatacttgtagaggatttttacattgagcctacctcattaaaaacctcaccttcgcttggagttcccctgtgaggaaaagagtgcaggctcttttacattttgttttgattgaagtaaaaaaaacttaAAGGTAAATAGatggaggggcctccgcttatattttgcggaggttgccctttggtacattgcctagatgtagtatctacaaaggctgtcaatattccaggtgt
The nucleotide sequence above comes from Miscanthus floridulus cultivar M001 chromosome 18, ASM1932011v1, whole genome shotgun sequence. Encoded proteins:
- the LOC136523764 gene encoding zinc finger protein CONSTANS-LIKE 16-like, which gives rise to MVLLALLAKRDLQVVRALVPLRHKSATTVLLNLTDDAFLCQGCDTSVHSANPLARRHERLRLQPASPLRTPPRTGAAANNKRERHDEVVPAWFRRKARTPRDGHAKSVGGQALSRRLVVPHAAAGGDSPPDDGRNGEGEFEAEEEQLLYRVPIFDLALAEFCSPPPLEDAAALASSCNEDGAVEDPAKPDPVTPTAAPVVQFFPNGGHANFEPTDADMEALLGHGLDDGNKEGSSFYMETLGLLDPVEVGDDATRVKVETNGGSSACEASGTLACALELLDPEASDEMMLDIDFNYGSPLDTTTTDEKAASSDTGAADAQFLQTRLSLTLNYETIIQSWGTLPWTSGGERPHVKLDDSWPHDYTNMWVVGGVVGHGGEDLLGTTRLGMDGGREARVSRYREKRRTRLFSKKIQYEVRKLNAEKRPRMKGRFVKRATACGSLAIAGLA